The following proteins are co-located in the Chryseobacterium daecheongense genome:
- the bshB1 gene encoding bacillithiol biosynthesis deacetylase BshB1, which yields MKTDILAFGAHPDDVELGCGGTIAKLISEGKKCVIVDLTKGELGTRGTDETRKMEAAESAKILGVCARENLGMKDGFLVNSEEYQIRIVKMIRKYRPEIVLANAIDDRHPDHAKGAKLVSDACFLAGLRKVETVEGGESQDVWRPKHIFHYIQWKHIQPEFVIDISNYLDKKIEACLAFKTQFYDPNSTEPVTPIATKDFLESLTYRAQDLGRLSGVAYAEGFTTEKLIALKNFEGIVL from the coding sequence ATGAAAACAGACATACTTGCTTTTGGAGCGCATCCTGATGACGTAGAACTGGGTTGTGGAGGTACCATTGCCAAATTGATATCAGAAGGAAAAAAATGTGTTATTGTAGATCTTACAAAAGGTGAACTGGGAACAAGAGGTACAGACGAAACCAGAAAAATGGAGGCTGCTGAATCTGCAAAAATTCTTGGGGTTTGCGCAAGGGAAAATTTAGGTATGAAAGACGGGTTTCTGGTTAATTCGGAAGAATACCAGATTAGAATTGTGAAGATGATCCGCAAATACCGCCCGGAAATCGTCTTAGCCAATGCAATTGATGATAGACATCCCGACCATGCAAAAGGAGCCAAATTAGTTTCCGATGCATGCTTTTTAGCTGGTCTTAGAAAGGTGGAGACTGTAGAAGGAGGAGAAAGTCAGGACGTATGGAGGCCTAAGCATATTTTTCATTATATCCAGTGGAAACATATTCAACCTGAATTTGTAATTGATATCTCAAATTATCTTGATAAGAAAATTGAAGCATGTCTTGCATTTAAAACTCAGTTTTATGATCCGAATTCTACCGAACCGGTAACTCCGATTGCTACAAAAGACTTTCTGGAAAGCTTAACATACAGAGCTCAGGATTTAGGGCGTCTATCGGGAGTTGCTTACGCTGAGGGATTTACGACAGAGAAGTTAATTGCTTTGAAAAATTTTGAAGGAATTGTTTTGTAA
- a CDS encoding transcription antitermination protein NusB produces MLGRRQIREKVVENVYSYYQNPIKFDVLEKNMFSGIEKIYHLYIYQLNFLVGLKALAENQMEIGKKKYLKTDSDINPNQKFINNQVLIKLEENPERLFFTGQHKELKWDLHDDLLVKTFQRITAGKRYQDFMKVEEYSFEEDQKFIGKLFLRYIAENEDFHDYLGDKELTWSDDIHISNSMVQKTIGFLKEDEESRTLIKMIKDEDDKAFAAKLLRDTLNNWENNEKKLSERLENWDLERVSLMDKVILSTAISELDNFPFTPSRVIINEYIEIAKVFATDRSNIFINGILDKYCKDQNRI; encoded by the coding sequence ATGTTAGGAAGAAGACAAATCCGTGAAAAAGTGGTGGAAAATGTGTATTCATACTACCAGAATCCGATTAAATTTGATGTTTTAGAGAAAAACATGTTTTCGGGTATAGAGAAAATCTATCATCTCTATATTTACCAACTGAATTTTTTAGTAGGTCTAAAGGCGCTTGCTGAAAACCAGATGGAAATTGGGAAGAAAAAATATCTGAAAACAGATTCTGATATTAATCCCAACCAGAAATTTATTAACAATCAGGTGTTGATCAAACTAGAGGAAAACCCTGAGAGGCTATTCTTTACAGGGCAACATAAAGAATTGAAATGGGATTTACATGATGATCTATTGGTAAAAACTTTCCAGAGAATTACAGCAGGGAAACGTTACCAGGATTTCATGAAAGTAGAAGAATATTCTTTTGAAGAGGACCAGAAGTTTATCGGAAAATTATTTTTGCGCTATATCGCTGAAAATGAAGATTTTCATGATTACCTTGGAGACAAGGAACTCACCTGGTCTGATGATATTCACATTTCCAATTCAATGGTTCAAAAGACAATTGGATTTCTGAAAGAAGATGAAGAAAGCAGAACATTAATCAAAATGATCAAGGATGAAGATGATAAGGCTTTTGCAGCTAAACTTCTAAGAGATACTTTGAACAATTGGGAAAATAATGAAAAGAAACTAAGTGAAAGATTGGAAAACTGGGATTTGGAAAGAGTTTCTTTAATGGATAAAGTTATTTTGTCTACCGCTATATCGGAACTTGATAATTTTCCTTTTACACCTTCAAGAGTTATTATCAATGAATATATTGAAATTGCTAAAGTATTTGCTACAGACAGATCAAATATCTTCATTAACGGAATTTTAGATAAATATTGTAAAGATCAAAATAGAATTTAA
- a CDS encoding DUF1573 domain-containing protein, with protein sequence MKKTLSIIALSIIGFGLVSCKKENKEAQTAESVATDSSAAATTPADSAVAPATTEAATPAQSNQPSTSLALSESNFDFGNIKKGDKVEHVYEVTNTGKNPLVISEVKPGCGCTAPDFTKEPILPGKKGKITLHFDSSSFDGNVQKYADVYANVEKSPIKLTFTANIQP encoded by the coding sequence ATGAAAAAGACGTTATCAATTATCGCTTTGTCTATTATAGGCTTTGGTTTAGTTTCTTGTAAAAAAGAAAACAAAGAGGCTCAAACTGCTGAATCTGTAGCAACAGATTCCTCTGCTGCTGCAACAACTCCCGCTGATTCTGCGGTAGCTCCTGCAACAACAGAAGCGGCAACTCCGGCTCAATCTAACCAACCTTCAACTTCACTTGCTTTATCTGAAAGCAACTTCGATTTTGGAAATATCAAAAAAGGAGATAAAGTAGAGCATGTTTATGAAGTAACCAATACAGGTAAAAATCCATTGGTAATTTCTGAAGTTAAGCCTGGATGTGGATGTACAGCTCCTGACTTTACTAAAGAGCCTATTTTACCAGGTAAAAAAGGAAAGATTACCTTACATTTTGATTCTTCAAGTTTCGATGGAAATGTTCAGAAATATGCTGACGTATATGCGAACGTAGAAAAATCTCCAATTAAATTAACATTCACTGCGAATATTCAACCTTAA
- the ligD gene encoding DNA ligase D yields the protein MLAKSYEKAFDSPEWIFEIKWDGYRAIADLSKNDPLFYSRNGISFLSKFRKVTQDFSLQKQKMILDGEIVAYDENGKPNFQLLQQIGDNPDLALVYQVFDLLWLNGHSTEQLPLLQRKELLKEALVETEMIKYCDHIPENGISFFNQMEKMQLEGMIAKKSDSQYVENHRTSDWLKIKFTSTEEVIICGFTEPRGSRKGFGALILGKYKGGELIYSGHTGTGFNSESLNQLHQRLKKLTIKNSPFDKIPKTNMPVTWVEPKLVCEIKYSEITKDGIFRHPVFITIREDKNPEEINDSANKVNPKNEKPKKMKATTSSKNTEKEKEVTLDKHKVKLTNQDKIYFPEDGISKGDVIEYYQSVARYILPHLKNRPLSLNRFPNGIEEQGFYQKDASDNTPEWVKTTQVYSESNDKYIDYIYCNNKATLAYLNNLGCIDLNPWNSSLPDLEHPDYLVLDLDPSKKNTFDDVIETALQVNEVLKSIKVKGYCKTSGSTGIHIYIPMGGNYEFDQVKDFAHIVMKQVNEKLPKITTLERSLQKRDDKKIYLDYLQNRTGQTLASAYSLRPKPGASVSMPIAWEELKPGLKPTDFNIHNALDRIKEKGDLFKPVLGKGIDMMKALDLLQNLG from the coding sequence ATGTTGGCGAAGTCCTATGAAAAAGCATTTGATTCTCCGGAATGGATCTTTGAAATCAAATGGGACGGCTACAGGGCTATAGCCGATCTGAGCAAAAATGATCCTTTATTTTATTCAAGAAACGGAATTTCTTTTTTATCAAAATTCAGAAAAGTTACCCAAGACTTTAGTCTTCAAAAGCAAAAAATGATTTTGGATGGAGAAATTGTGGCCTATGACGAAAACGGAAAGCCCAATTTCCAACTATTACAACAGATTGGTGATAATCCTGATCTCGCCCTTGTATATCAGGTTTTTGATCTGCTTTGGCTGAATGGCCATTCTACCGAACAACTCCCATTATTGCAAAGAAAAGAGCTGTTAAAAGAAGCATTGGTAGAAACAGAAATGATTAAATATTGTGACCATATCCCTGAAAATGGAATCAGTTTTTTTAATCAGATGGAAAAAATGCAGCTTGAAGGCATGATCGCAAAAAAATCCGATAGCCAGTATGTTGAAAATCATAGAACTTCTGATTGGTTAAAAATAAAATTCACCAGTACTGAAGAAGTCATTATCTGTGGATTCACAGAACCCAGAGGTTCCAGAAAAGGCTTCGGAGCATTGATATTAGGAAAATATAAAGGTGGAGAGCTCATTTACTCCGGACATACGGGAACGGGATTCAATAGTGAATCTTTGAATCAACTTCATCAGCGTCTGAAAAAATTAACCATAAAAAATTCACCGTTTGACAAGATCCCCAAAACCAATATGCCTGTCACATGGGTAGAGCCGAAACTGGTTTGTGAAATCAAATATTCTGAAATCACCAAGGACGGAATTTTCAGACATCCTGTTTTTATCACGATCCGGGAGGATAAAAATCCGGAAGAAATCAATGATTCCGCCAATAAAGTGAACCCAAAAAATGAAAAACCTAAAAAAATGAAAGCCACCACATCATCAAAAAATACTGAAAAAGAAAAGGAAGTTACTTTAGATAAGCATAAAGTAAAATTGACAAATCAAGATAAAATATATTTTCCGGAAGATGGTATATCAAAAGGAGATGTGATTGAATACTATCAATCGGTTGCCAGATATATTTTACCGCATCTGAAAAACCGTCCGTTATCCTTAAACCGTTTCCCAAACGGAATTGAAGAACAAGGTTTTTATCAGAAAGATGCCAGTGACAATACTCCGGAATGGGTAAAAACAACACAGGTTTATTCTGAATCCAACGATAAGTACATTGATTATATCTACTGTAATAATAAAGCCACACTCGCTTATCTTAATAATCTAGGTTGTATAGATCTCAACCCTTGGAACAGTTCACTCCCTGATCTTGAACATCCCGATTATTTAGTGCTTGATCTCGATCCCTCTAAAAAAAATACATTTGATGATGTTATTGAAACCGCTTTACAGGTAAATGAAGTCCTGAAGTCAATTAAAGTGAAAGGGTATTGTAAAACATCAGGAAGTACCGGAATTCACATCTATATTCCGATGGGAGGTAATTATGAATTCGATCAGGTAAAGGATTTTGCTCATATTGTCATGAAACAGGTCAATGAAAAACTTCCTAAAATAACCACCTTAGAAAGAAGCCTTCAAAAAAGGGATGATAAGAAAATCTATCTGGATTACCTTCAAAACAGAACAGGACAAACGTTGGCAAGTGCTTACAGTTTACGTCCAAAACCGGGAGCTTCGGTTTCTATGCCGATTGCATGGGAAGAATTAAAGCCCGGATTAAAACCTACAGATTTCAATATCCACAACGCACTTGACAGGATTAAAGAAAAAGGAGATTTATTTAAACCGGTTTTAGGAAAGGGAATAGATATGATGAAGGCATTGGATTTATTGCAGAATTTAGGATAA
- a CDS encoding DUF3276 family protein — MSEYKERHENEIFTKVLKAGRRTYFFDVRETKAGDYYLTITESKKNFGENGEATFEKHKIYLYKEDFKSFQEMFNESTDFIINEKGEDVISEKHDKDFKSKSYTIDSDDEV; from the coding sequence ATGAGTGAATACAAGGAACGCCATGAAAATGAAATTTTCACGAAGGTGTTAAAAGCAGGAAGAAGAACATATTTCTTTGATGTGCGTGAGACGAAAGCGGGGGATTATTATCTTACGATTACCGAAAGTAAAAAGAACTTCGGTGAAAATGGAGAGGCTACATTTGAAAAACACAAAATTTACCTTTACAAAGAAGATTTTAAGAGTTTCCAGGAAATGTTCAATGAGTCAACAGATTTCATCATTAATGAAAAGGGTGAGGATGTAATTTCAGAAAAACATGACAAAGACTTCAAAAGCAAATCTTATACTATAGATTCTGACGACGAAGTATAA
- a CDS encoding SDR family NAD(P)-dependent oxidoreductase, protein MKQSIHKTVLILGANSDVAKQSFKQYLQKGYSVIAASRNTASLENFVKENQLDQAKIKIIYFDASDFASHQQFYDNLMIKPAIVVYAAGFLVDNQKALLDFKGAYQMMQVNYMGGVSILNIIAMDKSNNNLERIIGLSSLSGVRGRKSNFIYGSTKSAFTQYLAGLRQELSSRNIIVNALVIGYIRTKMNTGLKLTESLIMEPDYVAEFVVNAGSSFTIVPNFKWKIIYFILKILPESMVAKLP, encoded by the coding sequence ATGAAGCAAAGTATACACAAAACGGTTCTGATTTTAGGAGCAAATTCCGATGTTGCAAAACAATCTTTTAAGCAGTATCTGCAAAAAGGATACTCCGTAATTGCGGCTTCCAGAAATACGGCTTCGCTGGAAAATTTTGTTAAAGAAAATCAATTAGATCAAGCGAAAATTAAGATTATATATTTTGATGCTTCCGATTTTGCTTCGCATCAGCAATTTTATGATAACCTGATGATAAAACCGGCTATTGTAGTTTATGCAGCCGGATTTCTGGTTGACAATCAAAAAGCTTTGCTTGATTTTAAAGGTGCATACCAGATGATGCAGGTAAACTATATGGGTGGGGTTTCAATTCTTAATATTATTGCTATGGACAAAAGTAATAATAACCTTGAGAGAATTATCGGACTTTCTTCACTTTCCGGAGTAAGAGGAAGAAAAAGCAATTTTATATATGGAAGCACAAAATCTGCATTCACACAATATTTAGCCGGTCTCCGACAGGAATTGTCTTCAAGAAATATTATTGTCAATGCATTGGTCATCGGATATATTCGCACTAAAATGAATACAGGTCTGAAGCTTACGGAATCCCTGATAATGGAACCGGATTATGTTGCGGAATTTGTGGTCAATGCAGGGAGCTCATTTACTATAGTCCCGAATTTTAAATGGAAAATTATTTATTTTATTTTGAAAATTTTACCTGAAAGTATGGTGGCAAAATTACCATGA
- a CDS encoding mechanosensitive ion channel family protein, producing the protein MDDLKLDNVQQQWDTFLTSAIAWAPKIITAVISAFLIYLVGSWMIRMIKRLVEKAFKRRNMEPSLQLFLLNIINWGLNILLFIVVVTQLGVQTSAFVAMIGAAGLAVGLALQGSLTNFAGGILILLLKPFKIGDFISASSGVSGTVNAIDVFHTRLITPQNQLIVIPNGEISNKSITNYTQLGTRKTWFDIGVSYNADLKQAKETLLDAIHQNEYALKEPAPQVVVTELGDSAVNLSVRVMTTNENFWAMNEELIIACKAALDKAGIEIPFPQRDVHVYNNN; encoded by the coding sequence ATGGATGATTTAAAATTAGACAACGTTCAACAACAGTGGGACACCTTCTTGACCTCAGCTATTGCATGGGCACCGAAAATTATTACAGCTGTTATTTCAGCATTCCTGATATATCTGGTAGGATCGTGGATGATCAGGATGATTAAAAGACTTGTTGAAAAAGCCTTTAAAAGGCGTAATATGGAGCCGTCCTTACAGCTTTTTTTATTAAATATTATCAATTGGGGACTTAATATCCTGCTCTTTATTGTAGTGGTTACCCAATTAGGAGTACAGACTTCAGCCTTTGTCGCCATGATAGGTGCTGCCGGATTAGCGGTTGGATTGGCTTTACAGGGATCTTTAACGAATTTTGCGGGAGGCATTCTTATTTTATTATTAAAACCGTTTAAGATCGGAGACTTTATTTCGGCAAGTTCCGGAGTATCCGGAACAGTAAATGCTATAGACGTTTTCCATACAAGGCTTATTACGCCTCAGAATCAGTTGATCGTAATCCCTAATGGTGAAATCTCTAACAAGAGTATTACCAATTATACGCAGTTGGGAACAAGAAAAACGTGGTTTGATATAGGAGTTTCTTATAATGCAGATCTAAAGCAAGCTAAAGAAACACTGCTGGATGCAATACATCAGAATGAATATGCTCTTAAAGAACCTGCGCCACAAGTAGTTGTTACCGAGCTAGGAGATAGTGCAGTGAATTTGTCTGTAAGGGTAATGACCACTAATGAAAATTTTTGGGCAATGAATGAAGAATTGATTATAGCTTGTAAAGCAGCCCTTGATAAGGCAGGAATTGAAATTCCTTTTCCCCAAAGGGATGTACATGTATATAATAATAACTAA
- the yajC gene encoding preprotein translocase subunit YajC → MNTLTIFLQAQPAGGSSSMMLIMMGVMFVGFYFLMIRPQMKKQKQEKTFQENLKVGSRVVLTSGLHGRIAQIQDDGFVIETLSGKLKFEKAAVSREFTDNRFGEKATKAAEKTAEKKEIDTEKK, encoded by the coding sequence ATGAATACATTAACCATTTTTTTACAGGCACAGCCGGCAGGAGGATCATCTTCAATGATGCTGATCATGATGGGTGTGATGTTTGTAGGTTTTTATTTCTTAATGATAAGGCCACAAATGAAAAAACAGAAGCAGGAGAAAACCTTTCAGGAAAATCTGAAAGTAGGAAGCAGGGTAGTACTAACTTCAGGCCTTCATGGAAGAATTGCTCAAATCCAGGATGATGGTTTTGTTATTGAAACATTATCAGGAAAGTTAAAGTTCGAAAAAGCGGCTGTATCAAGAGAATTTACAGACAATCGTTTTGGAGAAAAAGCAACTAAAGCAGCTGAAAAAACTGCTGAGAAAAAAGAAATTGATACTGAAAAGAAATAA
- a CDS encoding ABC transporter ATP-binding protein, whose protein sequence is MKALKTLNPYFWKHKILLFWGLLFIIASNFFNTYKVQFVGKSVDELTKNGQMGFNRQVLIYVAIIVGCSLLTGFFTFMMRQTIIVASRRIEYELKNKIYRHYQELSLTDYKQTTIGDLMNRLSEDIVAVRMYLGPGVMYVVNLLVLLLITSIYMIKTDVSMTLWTLLPLPILSYLIFKVSSIINKKSKIMQKSQSGISTFVQDSFSGIRVVKFFARENYIKKNYGVKVTDYQDKALDLAKTEAYFFTIILFVIGLLNVAIIVIGGQKYIAGQLSIGKIADFFMYINTLIFPFSMVGWVTSVNQRAEASMQRINEFLDKKSEIINKNSDQYKIKGDIEFRNVSYVYPNTGIKALENLSFTINAGQSLAIMGKTGSGKSTIALLLCRLIDPTEGEILIDGKNLKDHNLEVYRDFIGYIPQESYLFSDTIENNIGFAIDHPSHEKVVEYAKIADVHKNIIGFKEQYKTTVGERGVMLSGGQKQRICIARALIKDPNIIIFDDSLSALDTETEQNILQNIESKIHNATSIIITHRESSAQRADKILNLTEITNSVTA, encoded by the coding sequence ATGAAAGCTTTAAAAACCCTGAACCCCTACTTTTGGAAACACAAGATATTGTTGTTTTGGGGGCTGTTATTTATCATTGCCAGTAATTTTTTTAATACATATAAAGTTCAGTTTGTAGGAAAATCGGTTGATGAACTTACCAAAAACGGACAAATGGGATTCAACAGGCAGGTATTAATTTACGTTGCCATAATTGTTGGTTGTTCGTTATTGACGGGATTCTTTACTTTCATGATGAGACAGACCATTATTGTAGCGTCAAGGAGAATTGAATATGAGCTTAAAAATAAAATCTACAGACACTATCAGGAGCTTTCCCTTACAGACTATAAGCAGACGACTATCGGTGACCTCATGAACCGGTTGAGCGAGGATATTGTAGCAGTAAGAATGTATCTGGGACCAGGAGTAATGTATGTCGTTAATTTATTGGTTTTGCTTCTTATTACCAGCATCTACATGATAAAAACGGATGTGTCCATGACTTTGTGGACTTTACTGCCGCTTCCGATCTTATCATACCTTATTTTTAAAGTAAGCTCAATCATTAACAAGAAGTCAAAAATAATGCAGAAAAGCCAATCCGGCATTTCAACTTTTGTGCAGGATAGCTTTTCGGGAATAAGAGTTGTAAAATTCTTTGCGAGAGAAAATTACATCAAAAAGAATTACGGGGTAAAAGTAACCGACTATCAGGACAAGGCATTAGATCTGGCAAAGACAGAAGCCTATTTTTTCACCATTATTTTATTTGTAATCGGATTGCTTAACGTAGCCATCATCGTTATAGGTGGTCAAAAATACATTGCAGGACAATTGAGTATTGGTAAAATAGCCGACTTTTTCATGTACATCAACACTCTTATATTTCCCTTTTCAATGGTAGGATGGGTAACATCTGTCAATCAAAGAGCAGAAGCCTCCATGCAGAGGATTAATGAGTTTTTGGATAAAAAATCTGAAATCATTAACAAAAATTCTGATCAGTATAAAATCAAGGGAGATATTGAATTTAGAAATGTTTCATATGTGTACCCTAACACAGGAATAAAAGCTTTAGAAAATTTAAGCTTTACAATTAATGCGGGACAATCATTGGCGATTATGGGGAAAACAGGAAGCGGAAAATCTACGATCGCCTTATTGCTATGCCGTTTAATAGACCCCACTGAAGGTGAAATTCTGATTGACGGGAAAAATCTTAAGGACCACAATCTCGAAGTGTACAGGGATTTTATTGGCTATATTCCTCAGGAGAGCTATTTATTCTCGGATACTATAGAAAATAATATTGGATTTGCGATCGACCATCCGTCCCATGAGAAAGTAGTAGAATATGCTAAAATCGCAGACGTTCATAAAAACATCATAGGATTTAAAGAACAGTATAAAACGACGGTTGGAGAGCGTGGAGTGATGCTTTCGGGAGGACAAAAGCAAAGAATTTGTATCGCCAGAGCCCTGATTAAGGATCCAAATATCATTATTTTTGATGATTCTTTATCTGCATTAGATACCGAAACCGAACAAAATATACTGCAAAATATTGAGTCAAAAATCCACAATGCAACCTCCATAATTATCACACACAGAGAGTCTAGCGCACAAAGAGCTGACAAAATCCTTAATCTTACTGAAATTACCAATTCTGTAACTGCTTAG